A region of the Arachis hypogaea cultivar Tifrunner chromosome 15, arahy.Tifrunner.gnm2.J5K5, whole genome shotgun sequence genome:
TAATATGGTCCAATGTCCAAGGAGAGTATGAGCTTCTCATGGATTCCATACGCATTAAATCATCAGAACTTCTAGCTGAGGGAATTCGCCTAATCATGCTTGTTTCCCTTGGTTCAAGTTCACGCTGCTTTGAATTAAAACTGGTCATTGGAGAACGAACTGCCTTGGTCAGTTTTTCACGGAGATCTATCTGGCTCTTATCACCATTGCTCTCAGCTCGCTTAGATGCACTTTTGCGCATAAGCTTCAACCGAAGATCATCTTTGTCAATACGCCCATCTAAGTAAATTTAGCCAAAAGATATCAGAAATGCAGAAACGATGAAGCTATGTAAAGATGCAAGAGTAAGTTCACTGCTGAGAGAGCCTAAATACCGTCAAACCCATTTTGTATGCTATTATCTCCTCTGTGTCTGCAGGGAATATTAAAAACACAAAAGTAACaaacaaaatcaaatttcaattgaaattgaattatacAGACGAGACATCCTAATATGCCTCTGTTACTGAAATAAAAAGTTATATACCACAGAAGCAGCAGTAAACACACCGTTTGTTGTTGCTGTGTCCATAACCATCTACATTATTTCCAATTCTGTCTCTTACAGACCGCTTAGTTCCAGCCAAGGAAAGAGAAGAAGCATACGATACGTCAGCTGAAGATAAATCCCTCTTGACAACCTAAAACTCAAATGGCACAATACAAAAATGAACACAATCATTCATAATATCTTGGAATAGGACCCTATTCAGTGCTCAAAAGTCAAACTTAAGTAAATGGAGGCGAAACAACAAAAATCGCATTCCTGCATTCCCCAAAGCAGAAATTTAACAAAATAGCACTTGCAGAAAATCAATCCGAAAATTTTTAGCATGTAAAATTTATTGGAAAGCACAACAGAAACAAGCAAGTAAAAACAAGGAAATcccaaaacaaaaacataaatcAAAGCAGCAGAAATCACACAAACAAGTTCCTTTGAacagaaaatattaaaattataaataataaaatgaacaaCGTGATTTTGAATTAGAAGACGTATCGAATTACCTGACCACTACGGCCAAGAGTAATGGTAACTCGACCACTATCGGACATGACGAAACCCCAAACTTTAACCTATCAATGGAGCAAAAATTTCGGAATTCACAACATGAATACGCCAGCAACTCGCAAGCCAGGCATCAGAAGAACTGAGCGAGTAGGAGAAGAACGAAGGGTtgccctaaccctaaccctagttCCATTGGCGCGACCCGAAGCAGAGACGGAAAAACAACCAATAACAACACCTTCGTTGGTTCAGAAGCGAAACGCGTTTCGAGATAGAAGTTCAGAGATAATTTAGCTCACAATTtggaaagtctagaatcagaatTAGAAAAGACAGGGTAGCGAGGGTTATTGCGCGGTGCTTTTGCGTAGGAGGAGAAGCCGTGGAGCTCCGAGGTGGTGGTAGTGCTGCGGTGCTAGACAGTGGGGGCGCACAGGGGATTATGCTTCATTCCTGATCGAACTGGGGCCGTTGGATCAgattaccttttttgttttagaTCAGATTACCTTAAGAACCCAGTAGCCCACTAAGGAgacaacaaaatatttttaacccAGAAAGAGCCAAGacccaaaaaaataaagaaagaggtGTGGGGTCCAGCCCATACTTAAGTACAAAAGAAAACAAGCCGCCACCAAATACAAACTCCAAagcgagaaaaaaaaaaaaaaaaaaaaaaccgctgAAGCTTCGGTGGGAATTTTgatgtttttaatgtttttaaatgTTATATGAATACTGTGTTTGGAAAGCTTAGAATTATAATTcttttgagaattgaattttttttaaatataaaaaatacttgaatttaaatttttgcaagaattttaatttttatcttcaaACCAAAAGTAAATCAGATTAAAATATATCTGATTACAAATTCAACCTAGTAAAATTTGTATTTGAagttaaaatatctaaattaactctaatataatttagttttttaaatataatttttctttttttttattgagaGTAACAAAGTAATAttacatatattttaattattttttttctttttaattcttttattctaaatttaaaaattaatgtgaGAATTCATTACAAGACACACGCCGAATAGCGGCGGTTTTTTTATGGATCTGCGGCAGTTTTAAACTACTGCAAAACAAGATATCAGCGGTTTCAAAATCGTTGCGAGTTAAGTAGGTATGGCAACACCTACCCACGGGGCTAGCCTCCGCCACCGCCTCCATATCCAGTCCCCGTCCCCGCCTTGTTCCCGCCACGGATAACGGGGACCCTGTATCCGCCGGGGACCGAGGACTCCATAGATATctgcaaatttttaaaaaataaaaaaatggaaaaatttagaaaaaaattggaaaaaaatgaaaaaaccaTATGAATCATCATGTTCCTTATCTCCAAAGACATTAACAACAACAAAGACATTAACATGTTCATAGTCTCCAAAGAcattaacaacaataaacaatATCAAACATATCCATAACACAACCAAAGtatcaaacatatccaaaaactaCAAAGCACAATTCATCACATTGTAGAATTCTCAAAGCTTTTTTCATGATATAATAGTAGTGATGGTAGATTCCGATTTGTTTGAATCCTACATCAAAAAGAAGAAtgcaattaaaagttaaaatcgtaaaataaatcaagaataagtcaataatataaaaaaaaagtattgtaTATAACCTAAAATTCAGAAatataaattagaaataaaaaattcagaatcaaAATCTCATTAACCTAACTCCAGATTAACCCAAAATTGACTCAGAAACataaatcagaataaaaaattagaattacatTAACctaattcaaaaatataaattagaaatcaaaatcagaaaTTTAGAAATCAGAATCTCATTAACCTAACTCCAGATTAACCCAAAATTGACTCAGAAACataaatcagaataaaaaattagaattacatTAACctaattcaaaaatataaattagaaatcaaaatcagaaaTTTAGAAATCAGAATCTCATTAACCTAACTCCAGATTAACCCAAAATTGACTCAGAAACATAAATCAGAATCAGAAATCAGAATCACATTAACCTAACTCAGAAATATAAACTAGAAATCAGAATCTCATTAATCTAACTCCAGATTAACCCAAAATTAATATAGAAATATAAATCAGAATCAGAAATAAGAAATCAAAATCAGCTCAACCTAACTCAGAAATTCAGAAATCAGAATCACATCAGGGTTGACTTACCCGAGGGAAAAGAGGCAAAGACCAGCGATTTGGCGGACGAACATCGAAGATGCGACGACCGGTGACGAGGAGAAGACGCTGCTCTGTCGTGACAAGGAGAAGACGATGACCAGCACGACGTGACGAGGAGAAGATGTTGCTCTGTCACGACGAGGAGAAGATGACGACTGACGACGACGCGACGAGGAGAAGAAGACAACGTGGCCGCGACGGTGAGCTGGAGAGGTGCAATGAGCGACGGTGTGGGAAGTGGTGGTCGGCGGTGTTTAGGAAGGAGATAGGATAGGCTGAGGGTTtggtgaggagaggagaggagaggagaa
Encoded here:
- the LOC112750087 gene encoding uncharacterized protein, with translation MSDSGRVTITLGRSGQVVKRDLSSADVSYASSLSLAGTKRSVRDRIGNNVDGYGHSNNKRHRGDNSIQNGFDDGRIDKDDLRLKLMRKSASKRAESNGDKSQIDLREKLTKAVRSPMTSFNSKQRELEPRETSMIRRIPSARSSDDLMRMESMRSSYSPWTLDHIRRRSPDGFPSSSRRISPQRNVEDLQRRPLNRTYESVTPVPYVTRDVESSRPPGTTPASFAARSTMSTLPPVTAKPVTSHLGQLPPSSSVAQRASYVGDEQQSHQTVDGLLHALGLGKYAILFKAEEVDMTALKQMGEHDLKELGIPMGPRKKILLALLPRAKRQQ